From Bacteroidota bacterium, the proteins below share one genomic window:
- a CDS encoding D-alanine--D-alanine ligase → MKVGIFFGGTSKEREISFAGGRTVYDNLNKSLFEAIPILVDSFGNFILLNWQFIYKGSIRDFYPPVDSIPDSNGEFQVYAENLGPLTVQQQDELIEKIGTKVYHSELSTLIDFAFLCLHGANGEDGRMQGLLEYLNIPYSGSGILPSAIGMNKAVQKEMMVNAGFASPKFFSIDRKGWMDGKNCKESFIKANTEIGFPLVIKPANQGSSIGVTILQHADEPSFMVAVEKALFTRWVDAKMWNGLTEQEKNDFVRVLADIREGIGMPVKVSGFRFQVQQPSYLKPETSNQIYHPDKLVECLNDVLKNEEVVVLESLDGESNVLVEGFIEGKEFSCIVVQNENGKAIALPPTEIRKGKELFDYRSKYLPGLSRKITPIDLPTDQINDIRIQCERLFNTFHFDVYARIDGFIGKGGSVFLNDPNTTSGMMPSSFFFHQAAEIGLNPSQFLTYIIRTSLSQRIVASGGSGAFDHLLDALDNAIHQDQKAASQRIKVAVIFGGYSSERHISVESGRNVYEKLASSTKYEPFPIFLTGNENEHQMYQVPVNLLLKDNADDIKDKVNNYYVHDVIKEIIDKCSSITHKYSNAESIVKPKHVTYDELGRMVDCVFIALHGRPGEDGAVQAGLDRIGLPYNGSGVASSQITIDKYKTNELLKRNGFLIAEHLLVNEEDWLNDKAKVLSIIKSDIRYPFIAKPVDDGCSSAVRKIKSEAEFEAFARLIFRKTEELDEAAAQLLHIKAKEEFPMKRVILVEELISKRDAKHFLEITGGMLTRYDEKGNVVYEVFEASEALSEGEVLSLEEKFLAGQGQNITPARYSHDPVERQKISDKVKQVLGSAARLLDINGYTRIDAFLRIYDANKVEVVFIEVNSLPGMTPATCIFHQSAINGYKPYEFIDKILDFGFARKRRQLANLA, encoded by the coding sequence CTGAAAGTTGGAATATTTTTTGGTGGCACCTCTAAAGAGCGCGAAATATCTTTTGCAGGCGGTCGTACAGTATACGACAATTTAAACAAATCGCTTTTCGAAGCGATACCCATACTTGTTGATAGTTTTGGAAATTTTATTCTTCTCAACTGGCAATTTATTTACAAAGGCAGCATCCGCGATTTTTATCCCCCGGTTGATTCTATCCCTGACTCCAATGGGGAGTTCCAGGTGTATGCCGAAAATCTTGGCCCACTTACAGTTCAGCAGCAGGATGAACTAATAGAAAAGATCGGCACTAAAGTATATCATTCCGAACTAAGCACACTGATCGATTTTGCTTTTCTTTGTTTGCATGGAGCAAATGGTGAAGATGGTCGCATGCAGGGGCTGTTGGAATATTTGAATATCCCTTATTCAGGTTCTGGAATATTACCATCTGCCATAGGAATGAATAAGGCTGTTCAAAAGGAGATGATGGTGAACGCGGGTTTTGCCAGCCCGAAGTTTTTCAGTATTGACAGGAAAGGATGGATGGACGGGAAAAATTGTAAGGAAAGTTTTATTAAAGCAAACACAGAAATTGGATTTCCCTTAGTCATAAAACCGGCTAACCAGGGTTCGTCAATTGGTGTAACTATACTTCAGCATGCGGATGAACCCAGTTTTATGGTGGCCGTCGAAAAAGCGTTGTTCACACGCTGGGTAGATGCAAAAATGTGGAATGGTCTTACAGAACAGGAAAAGAATGACTTTGTACGTGTATTAGCTGATATTCGTGAAGGGATCGGGATGCCTGTAAAGGTTTCAGGTTTTAGGTTTCAGGTTCAGCAACCGTCATACCTGAAACCTGAAACCAGTAACCAGATTTATCATCCTGATAAATTGGTTGAGTGTCTGAACGATGTTTTGAAAAACGAGGAGGTAGTTGTTCTTGAATCACTTGATGGTGAAAGCAATGTGCTGGTTGAAGGTTTTATTGAAGGCAAGGAATTTTCATGCATCGTTGTGCAGAATGAAAACGGAAAAGCAATTGCGTTGCCTCCAACTGAAATAAGAAAGGGTAAAGAATTATTCGATTACCGTTCAAAATATTTACCGGGCCTTTCCCGGAAGATCACTCCTATTGATCTTCCTACTGATCAGATCAATGATATACGTATACAGTGCGAGCGCTTGTTCAACACGTTTCATTTCGATGTGTATGCCCGTATTGATGGTTTTATCGGTAAAGGTGGCAGTGTGTTTCTCAATGACCCTAACACAACATCTGGTATGATGCCGTCCTCTTTCTTCTTTCACCAGGCGGCAGAGATCGGACTTAACCCGTCTCAATTTTTAACGTATATTATTCGTACTTCATTGTCACAACGAATTGTGGCATCTGGAGGAAGCGGCGCATTCGATCATTTATTAGATGCGCTTGATAATGCTATTCACCAGGACCAGAAGGCAGCTTCGCAACGTATTAAAGTAGCTGTCATATTTGGAGGCTATTCATCCGAACGACATATCTCTGTTGAAAGCGGACGTAATGTATATGAAAAGCTGGCTTCATCAACCAAATACGAACCTTTTCCAATCTTCTTAACCGGGAATGAGAATGAACACCAGATGTACCAAGTGCCTGTGAACCTTCTGCTGAAGGATAATGCTGATGATATAAAGGATAAGGTCAATAACTATTATGTGCATGATGTTATTAAAGAGATCATTGATAAATGTTCATCCATAACACATAAATATTCCAATGCTGAAAGCATCGTTAAGCCAAAACATGTAACATACGATGAACTGGGCCGGATGGTTGATTGCGTATTCATAGCCCTGCATGGACGCCCGGGTGAAGATGGCGCTGTACAGGCCGGCCTGGATAGAATTGGTTTGCCATATAATGGTTCAGGTGTAGCGAGTTCGCAGATAACAATTGATAAATATAAAACCAACGAGCTATTAAAGCGAAATGGATTCCTTATTGCTGAACATCTATTGGTAAATGAAGAAGATTGGCTGAATGATAAAGCAAAGGTGTTATCAATTATTAAATCGGATATCAGGTATCCGTTTATAGCTAAGCCGGTCGACGATGGCTGCAGCTCGGCCGTTCGTAAAATAAAATCGGAAGCAGAGTTTGAAGCTTTCGCCAGACTTATCTTCAGAAAGACAGAAGAGTTGGATGAAGCGGCTGCGCAGTTATTGCATATTAAGGCTAAGGAAGAATTTCCGATGAAACGTGTTATCCTGGTGGAGGAGTTGATATCGAAAAGAGACGCTAAACACTTTTTGGAAATAACCGGCGGTATGCTTACCAGGTATGATGAAAAAGGGAATGTTGTTTATGAAGTGTTTGAAGCCTCAGAAGCTTTATCGGAAGGAGAAGTGCTTTCACTGGAAGAAAAATTCCTCGCCGGGCAGGGGCAAAACATAACTCCTGCGCGGTATTCACATGATCCGGTTGAGCGCCAGAAAATTTCTGATAAAGTAAAACAGGTACTTGGTTCGGCTGCACGATTATTAGATATTAATGGATACACCCGTATTGACGCTTTTTTACGCATTTATGATGCAAATAAGGTCGAAGTTGTTTTTATTGAAGTGAATTCTTTGCCCGGCATGACTCCCGCAACCTGCATTTTTCATCAGTCAGCTATAAACGGCTATAAACCTTACGAGTTTATTGACAAGATACTCGATTTTGGTTTTGCAAGAAAAAGACGCCAATTGGCAAATCTTGCGTAA
- a CDS encoding PASTA domain-containing protein yields the protein MKAFFNFIKSKFFLKNLAFALVLLFVLIWGVLKWLDVYTHHGELVEVPDFAGIKMADLDAFIQDKRLKYTIIDSVYDPKGPKGVVIRQEPEKKINVKENRTIYLYVTTILPPQVVMPKLMDKSLRQAASILETYGLKLGRARYVPDQCANCVLQQLVKGKKVEPGTQLPKGSVVDLVVGKGLSGEKIPVPNLLGLTRVEVLDRLAEYSLNEGAVAFDQPSDSGRARVYRQVPGPSKEDNISMGSSIDLFFTNKKEKLPTVRDSTQAGSK from the coding sequence ATGAAGGCCTTTTTCAACTTTATAAAAAGTAAGTTTTTTCTGAAAAATCTCGCATTCGCCCTGGTGCTTTTATTTGTATTGATTTGGGGTGTTTTGAAATGGCTTGATGTATATACCCATCACGGCGAATTAGTAGAAGTTCCTGATTTTGCCGGTATTAAAATGGCCGACCTGGACGCTTTTATTCAAGATAAGAGGCTTAAATATACCATAATAGACTCTGTTTATGACCCCAAAGGACCTAAGGGTGTCGTTATTCGCCAGGAACCCGAAAAAAAAATCAATGTAAAGGAAAATAGAACCATCTATTTATACGTTACTACAATACTTCCTCCGCAGGTGGTCATGCCAAAATTAATGGATAAATCACTCCGGCAGGCCGCTTCCATACTTGAAACCTATGGTTTAAAGCTTGGTCGCGCGCGTTATGTGCCTGATCAGTGCGCTAATTGCGTGTTGCAGCAATTGGTGAAGGGTAAAAAGGTAGAACCCGGAACGCAACTGCCCAAAGGTTCAGTGGTTGACCTGGTTGTGGGTAAGGGCTTAAGCGGAGAAAAAATACCTGTGCCCAATTTGTTGGGTTTAACACGGGTAGAAGTGCTGGACAGGTTGGCAGAATATTCATTGAATGAAGGAGCTGTAGCGTTTGACCAGCCTTCCGATTCAGGAAGAGCAAGGGTATACAGGCAAGTGCCAGGTCCAAGTAAAGAAGATAATATTAGTATGGGGAGCAGTATAGATTTATTTTTTACGAATAAAAAAGAGAAGTTGCCAACAGTTCGCGACTCAACACAAGCGGGGAGTAAATGA
- a CDS encoding T9SS type A sorting domain-containing protein: MKIIIYLAVIFTFFTCRGLVAQEEVLMDIQMNPVVAKRWHQLQLNYSSAKLAQQIIDTLVLPFLDDFSKESIFPDTAKWVGSSVFINRTYPKAPVSIGVATFDGVDSTGYPYNFTASGTSSGEADHLTSLPIDLGSFFPVDSVYFSFFYQAQGRGNAPETKDSLVLQYKRPSTGIWENVWSHKGYTPSNNDTNFHLVIVPVIDTAYLRNGFQFRFKNYATLSGNVDHWHIDYVYLNNNRTQTDTIFEDVAFVYEPSSLLKKYQAMPWEQYNTSELKDVVTTLSTVIRNNNNVTKNTFYNYVIKDGSGTVVSSYNGGSTNVNPYSSTGYLNNPPFTSPPLNYTIPALTDSAVYVWESYLKSIPDFDNYNDTIRFYQKFYNYYAYDDGTAEAGYGLSGTNPKMAIRYTLNVADTLRAIQLYFNPIITNVTNFSFRLAVWNNSGGVPGTLIYSDSVVKPVYDPGANQFHTYRLSNPALLLTPGTYFFGWIQNTSDLLNVGFDLNTNSISNTFISVSNVWKPSNFKGSVMLRPVFGEQFSIAGIHGPPTANFDFDVYPNPVQDKLNINLNDRFKYGNIHVSIIDMFGKIVRTENNFTAESIDVSQLAQGLYFLKITGESASSIIKRVAVVR; encoded by the coding sequence ATGAAGATAATAATATATTTAGCAGTGATCTTTACTTTTTTTACTTGTCGTGGTTTAGTCGCGCAGGAGGAGGTGTTGATGGATATACAAATGAATCCGGTGGTTGCAAAAAGATGGCATCAATTGCAGCTTAATTATTCTTCTGCAAAGTTGGCGCAGCAAATTATCGATACACTGGTCTTGCCTTTTCTCGATGATTTTTCTAAAGAAAGTATTTTCCCTGATACGGCTAAATGGGTGGGAAGTTCAGTATTTATCAACCGGACTTATCCTAAAGCCCCCGTATCTATAGGTGTCGCCACATTTGATGGAGTGGATTCTACCGGCTACCCGTATAACTTTACTGCATCAGGTACCTCTTCAGGTGAGGCCGATCATCTTACTTCACTGCCGATCGATCTCGGTTCGTTTTTTCCGGTAGATTCTGTTTATTTCAGTTTTTTTTATCAGGCCCAGGGGCGGGGTAATGCGCCTGAAACAAAGGATTCATTGGTGCTGCAATATAAGCGCCCGTCAACCGGTATATGGGAGAATGTGTGGTCGCACAAGGGGTACACTCCTTCTAATAATGATACAAATTTTCACCTTGTAATTGTTCCTGTTATTGATACAGCCTATTTGCGTAATGGTTTCCAGTTCAGGTTTAAGAATTATGCCACATTATCCGGGAATGTTGATCATTGGCATATTGATTATGTTTACTTAAATAATAACAGAACACAAACTGACACGATCTTTGAAGATGTTGCTTTTGTTTATGAGCCATCTTCATTGTTAAAAAAATACCAGGCCATGCCATGGGAACAGTATAATACCTCCGAGTTAAAAGACGTTGTCACAACCTTGTCAACTGTTATTCGGAACAATAATAATGTCACAAAAAACACTTTTTACAATTATGTTATTAAGGATGGATCAGGTACTGTGGTTTCCAGCTATAATGGCGGCAGCACAAATGTAAATCCTTACTCATCCACGGGCTATCTTAATAATCCACCCTTTACAAGTCCTCCTTTAAATTATACAATACCGGCTTTAACAGATAGCGCGGTATATGTTTGGGAAAGTTATTTGAAATCGATCCCTGATTTTGACAACTATAATGATACGATACGATTTTACCAGAAATTTTACAACTACTATGCCTATGATGATGGTACAGCTGAAGCCGGATATGGTTTAAGCGGCACTAATCCGAAAATGGCCATTCGATACACGTTGAATGTGGCAGATACCTTAAGGGCCATTCAATTATATTTTAATCCTATTATTACAAATGTTACTAACTTTTCGTTCCGCCTGGCTGTATGGAATAATAGCGGCGGAGTCCCGGGAACTTTGATCTATAGCGATAGTGTGGTTAAACCGGTGTACGACCCGGGTGCAAATCAGTTTCATACCTACAGGCTTAGTAACCCGGCCTTGTTGTTGACCCCCGGCACCTATTTTTTCGGCTGGATACAGAATACCTCCGACCTGTTAAATGTTGGTTTCGATCTCAATACCAATTCTATAAGCAATACATTTATAAGTGTTTCAAATGTATGGAAGCCCTCAAATTTTAAAGGCTCGGTAATGTTGAGACCGGTATTTGGAGAACAGTTTTCCATTGCGGGAATTCATGGACCGCCAACAGCGAATTTTGATTTCGATGTGTACCCCAACCCGGTACAGGATAAGCTGAATATAAATTTGAATGACCGTTTCAAGTATGGCAACATACATGTGAGTATAATCGATATGTTCGGAAAAATAGTCCGGACAGAAAATAATTTTACCGCTGAAAGTATAGATGTTTCTCAACTCGCTCAGGGACTTTACTTCCTGAAGATAACCGGCGAAAGTGCCAGCTCAATTATTAAGCGGGTGGCTGTTGTCCGCTAA